CTTTCGGGCATCTAATCGGAAAAACATCACTAGAACCAAGGCAAACATTGCTCCGGATGAAACGCTAGTGAGTCCAACAATACAACCTAATAATGCACCTATTAGAACGCTAAATGCTTTGCCATATTCTGTTGATAAGTCAATTTTAGGCAGATCCGGAAGTTGAAATTCTGGCGCAAAGGTTAGCAACATCAGCTGAATTAGGGACACGATCGTCACCATCAAAATCGCCATGCCAATGAACCGCAGCAGTACCGCCTCGGTATCAAGCCCTTCAATCCCCCTGAACTGGTGCAGCAGCGCCACTCCCCCGAGGGAACCCGGCACACTTCCCAAGGCCAGCCATTTGACCACCTGCAAATCCAAGGTTTGCTGTCGCCAATGCTTTATCCCTCCAACAATTTTCATTAAAGTAGCAGCTACCACATCAGAACTGACTGCAACCGAGGGAGGAACTTGAAATAGAAAAATCAACATTGGAGTAATCAGGGAAGCCCCCCCAATTCCTGTTAAGCCCACAATGATACCAATACAAAAACTGATTGGAACGAGTAATACAGGATCCATTATCTTGCAACAATTGATTTAAGGTGTACTAGGAACCGATCGGGAAAAATGAGTTCAAGTTTTTCATGACTTGACCACTTAGTTCAGCCAATGTCTCACTCGACAGTGGAGAGTCTAGAATTCCCAATTGTAGAAACACCAAGATTGCTGCTGTATAAAGGGTTGATGTCAATAACCCGCTGAGTAAATCCTTTTTAAAGTTGCGTTCCTGAGTGCCGTTATGGGCAATTTCAAATACGCCTGCCTGCATCAGCAAAATGCCTACTACGTTGGAGAGCCAGTAGCCCACGATCGCCCCTGGAAGCAGCCAATCCTGAGAGACCAGACTACATAGATAGCCAATTCCATAGGCAACCGGCAAATTAAAAATTAAATCATTCCACCAGCATAGGGGAGAAAGCAAGTAGCCAATCACAACTAGACCGCCACCCAAAAGTCGCTTCCAGATTGTTCCACCACGGGCAGCAGAGATTCCTGAATCTTCAGG
The Alkalinema sp. FACHB-956 genome window above contains:
- a CDS encoding sulfite exporter TauE/SafE family protein codes for the protein MDPVLLVPISFCIGIIVGLTGIGGASLITPMLIFLFQVPPSVAVSSDVVAATLMKIVGGIKHWRQQTLDLQVVKWLALGSVPGSLGGVALLHQFRGIEGLDTEAVLLRFIGMAILMVTIVSLIQLMLLTFAPEFQLPDLPKIDLSTEYGKAFSVLIGALLGCIVGLTSVSSGAMFALVLVMFFRLDARKLVGTDLAQAAILLTFTSLGHLSLGTVQWGIVIPIWIGSVPGALLGAKLCQLAPQKPLRFAVYLLLVAVSWKLAYAA